In one window of Gossypium arboreum isolate Shixiya-1 chromosome 4, ASM2569848v2, whole genome shotgun sequence DNA:
- the LOC108459631 gene encoding uncharacterized protein LOC108459631, whose amino-acid sequence MEGLIPFVYRAIVQYKSGKEDHVLATWFNESPSASYMRLPTGDSDRFQISDDRIFESDNYGKFSTSSSSSSSSMVAPSASTKIILSTGVQSPAVCRLTPRRVVT is encoded by the coding sequence atggaAGGTCTTATCCCTTTTGTTTACAGGGCTATAGTCCAGTACAAGAGCGGAAAAGAAGATCACGTTTTAGCAACATGGTTCAACGAGTCACCCTCGGCTTCTTACATGAGACTCCCCACCGGAGATTCTGATCGCTTCCAAATATCCGATGATCGAATCTTTGAATCAGATAATTATGGGAAGTTTTCcacttcatcatcatcatcatcatcttccatGGTTGCTCCTTCTGCTAGTACTAAGATTATTTTATCAACCGGAGTTCAATCTCCTGCTGTCTGTCGTTTGACTCCTCGCCGCGTCGTTACATGA